Proteins from one Hoplias malabaricus isolate fHopMal1 chromosome 2, fHopMal1.hap1, whole genome shotgun sequence genomic window:
- the osbp gene encoding oxysterol-binding protein 1 isoform X2 — MSEPKVPAPGDTYKGWLFKWTNYIKGYQRRWFVLSNGLLSYYRTQAEMGHTCRGTINLATANISVEDSCNFVISNGGAQTYHLKANSEVERQRWITALELAKAKAVRMQAESDDSGDECSTSPPSAGQGIGARNSEVQSTLRTLGSKVEDLSTCNDLIAKHGSALQRSLSELEGVKLGGDTSDKIRQVTERATLFRITSNAMINACRDFLALAQAHSKRWQKALQAEREQRVRLEETLEQLAKQHNHLERAFRGATVLPASPSNPTADSKGSGPGKGDASDDEENEFFDACEDVQEFITIPADPKYHRSGSNVSGISSEIGMDDGTTSLDEQSLASNPESPQSQEVVPVRKRRTRIPDKPNYSLNLWSIMKNCIGKELSKIPMPVNFNEPISMLQRLSEDLEYSELLDRAAKCQTSLEQLCYVAAFTVSSYSTTVHRTGKPFNPLLGETFELDRLQESGYRSLCEQVSHHPPAAAHHVISERGWTLRQEITVASKFRGKYLSIMPLGTIHCFFEKSNNHYSWKKVTTTVHNIIVGKLWIDQSGEIDIINHRTGDRCHLKFAPYSYFSRDVARKVTGVVTDKDGKAHYVLSGTWDEKMECSRVMQSSRGGENGTEGRQKTVYQTLKPRELWRKNPLPEGAETMYYFSSLALTLNELEEGVAPTDSRRRPDQRLMEQGMWDEANAEKQRLEEKQRSVRREREREAARLANTAEEAVIEDSITDSPLKSVPQDNYKAMWFERSEDSATGEVTHIYKGGYWEAKEQSSWDACPDIF; from the exons gacCCAGGCAGAAATGGGACACACATGTAGAGGGACGATAAACCTGGCCACTGCCAACATTTCTGTGGAGGACTCTTGTAACTTTGTTATCTCCAATGGTGGTGCTCAGACATACCACCTTAAGGCCAACTCTGAGGTGGAGCGGCAGCGCTGGATCACAGCTCTGGAGCTGGCCAAAGCCAAGGCAGTGCGCATGCAGGCTGAGTCAG ATGACTCTGGGGACGAATGTTCAACCTCCCCACCCTCAGCAGGGCAGGGCATTGGGGCACGGAATTCAGAAGTACAGTCTACACTCAGAACGCTTGGCAGCAAGGTGGAGGATCTCAGCACCTGTAACGACCTCATTGCTAAACATGGCTCTGcacttcaaag GTCCTTGTCTGAGCTGGAAGGCGTTAAGCTGGGTGGGGACACCAGCGATAAGATTCGGCAGGTTACAGAAAGGGCCACGCTTTTCCGCATTACCTCCAATGCCATGATCAAT GCCTGTCGGGACTTCCTGGCATTGGCGCAGGCTCACAGCAAGCGCTGGCAGAAGGCTTTACAGGCAGAGCGAGAGCAGAGGGTCCGCCTAGAAGAGACACTGGAACAGCTTGCCAAGCAACACAACCACCTAGAGAGAGCCTTCAGAGGAGCCACTGTACTCCCAGCATCACCCAGCAATCCCACTGCGGACAGCAAAG GTTCTGGTCCTGGAAAAGGCGATGCCAGCGATGATGAAGAGAATGAGTTTTTCGATGCATGCGAAGATGTGCAAGAGTTTATCACCATCCCGGCTGACCCCAAATATCACAG GTCAGGCAGCAACGTCAGTGGGATCAGCAGTGAGATAGGAATGGATGATGGGACGACATCG CTGGACGAGCAGTCTTTGGCATCCAATCCAGAGTCCCCTCAGTCACAGGAGGTTGTGCCTGTGAGGAAGAGGCGAACCCGAATCCCTGACAAACCCAATTATTCGCTCAATCTCTGGAGCATTATGAAGAATTGTATCGGAAAAGAGCTCTCCAAAATCCCAATGCCT GTGAACTTCAACGAGCCCATCTCTATGCTGCAGCGTTTGTCAGAGGATCTAGAGTACTCAGAGCTGCTGGACCGTGCCGCTAAGTGCCAGACCTCCCTGGAGCAGTTGTGCTATGTGGCAGCATTCACAGTCTCATCCTACTCAACCACAGTGCACCGCACGGGCAAGCCCTTTAACCCACTTCTGGGGGAGACATTTGAGCTGGACAGACTGCAGGAGAGTGGCTACAGATCACTCTGTGAACAG GTTAGTCATCATCCCCCAGCAGCAGCACATCATGTCATTTCTGAGCGAGGTTGGACTCTAAGGCAAGAGATCACTGTGGCCAGCAAGTTTAGAGGCAAATACTTATCCATCATGCCCCTCG GGACCATTCACTGTTTTTTTGAGAAAAGTAACAATCATTATTCCTGGAAGAAAGTAACTACAACAGTACACAATATAATTGTTGGCAAGCTGTGGATAGACCAG TCGGGTGAGATAGACATAATAAACCACAGAACCGGTGATCGCTGCCACCTTAAATTCGCTCCGTACAGCTACTTCTCCAGAGATGTGGCCAGAAAG GTGACAGGGGTGGTGACAGATAAAGATGGGAAGGCACACTATGTGCTGTCAGGAACATGGGATGAGAAAATGGAGTGTTCACGTGTGATGCAGAGCAGCAGAGGTGGAGAAAACGGCACAGAGGGACGTCAGAAAACTGTCTACCAGACACTCAAACCCCGTGAGCTATGGAGGAAAAACCCACTGCC agAGGGGGCAGAGACTATGTACTACTTCTCTTCGCTGGCACTGACTCTGAATGAGCTGGAGGAAGGTGTAGCTCCTACAGACAGCCGACGGAGGCCAGACCAGCGGCTAATGGAACAGGGGATGTGGGACGAGGCCAACGCTGAGAAACAGCGGTTGGAGGAGAAACAGCGTAGTGTtcgtagggagagagagagggaagccGCCCGCCTGGCTAACACTGCTGAAGAGG CTGTCATTGAGGACTCCATTACTGACTCGCCTCTAAAAA GTGTTCCTCAGGACAACTACAAGGCCATGTGGTTCGAGAGGTCAGAGGACTCAGCAACTGGAGAAGTCACACACATCTACAAAGGGGGGTACTGGGAGGCCAAGGAGCAAAGCAGCTGGGACGCCTGCCCTGACATCTTCTGA
- the osbp gene encoding oxysterol-binding protein 1 isoform X4 has product MSEPKVPAPGDTYKGWLFKWTNYIKGYQRRWFVLSNGLLSYYRTQAEMGHTCRGTINLATANISVEDSCNFVISNGGAQTYHLKANSEVERQRWITALELAKAKAVRMQAESDDSGDECSTSPPSAGQGIGARNSEVQSTLRTLGSKVEDLSTCNDLIAKHGSALQRSLSELEGVKLGGDTSDKIRQVTERATLFRITSNAMINACRDFLALAQAHSKRWQKALQAEREQRVRLEETLEQLAKQHNHLERAFRGATVLPASPSNPTADSKGSGPGKGDASDDEENEFFDACEDVQEFITIPADPKYHRSGSNVSGISSEIGMDDGTTSLDEQSLASNPESPQSQEVVPVRKRRTRIPDKPNYSLNLWSIMKNCIGKELSKIPMPVNFNEPISMLQRLSEDLEYSELLDRAAKCQTSLEQLCYVAAFTVSSYSTTVHRTGKPFNPLLGETFELDRLQESGYRSLCEQVSHHPPAAAHHVISERGWTLRQEITVASKFRGKYLSIMPLGTIHCFFEKSNNHYSWKKVTTTVHNIIVGKLWIDQSGEIDIINHRTGDRCHLKFAPYSYFSRDVARKVTGVVTDKDGKAHYVLSGTWDEKMECSRVMQSSRGGENGTEGRQKTVYQTLKPRELWRKNPLPEGAETMYYFSSLALTLNELEEGVAPTDSRRRPDQRLMEQGMWDEANAEKQRLEEKQRSVRREREREAARLANTAEEGVPQDNYKAMWFERSEDSATGEVTHIYKGGYWEAKEQSSWDACPDIF; this is encoded by the exons gacCCAGGCAGAAATGGGACACACATGTAGAGGGACGATAAACCTGGCCACTGCCAACATTTCTGTGGAGGACTCTTGTAACTTTGTTATCTCCAATGGTGGTGCTCAGACATACCACCTTAAGGCCAACTCTGAGGTGGAGCGGCAGCGCTGGATCACAGCTCTGGAGCTGGCCAAAGCCAAGGCAGTGCGCATGCAGGCTGAGTCAG ATGACTCTGGGGACGAATGTTCAACCTCCCCACCCTCAGCAGGGCAGGGCATTGGGGCACGGAATTCAGAAGTACAGTCTACACTCAGAACGCTTGGCAGCAAGGTGGAGGATCTCAGCACCTGTAACGACCTCATTGCTAAACATGGCTCTGcacttcaaag GTCCTTGTCTGAGCTGGAAGGCGTTAAGCTGGGTGGGGACACCAGCGATAAGATTCGGCAGGTTACAGAAAGGGCCACGCTTTTCCGCATTACCTCCAATGCCATGATCAAT GCCTGTCGGGACTTCCTGGCATTGGCGCAGGCTCACAGCAAGCGCTGGCAGAAGGCTTTACAGGCAGAGCGAGAGCAGAGGGTCCGCCTAGAAGAGACACTGGAACAGCTTGCCAAGCAACACAACCACCTAGAGAGAGCCTTCAGAGGAGCCACTGTACTCCCAGCATCACCCAGCAATCCCACTGCGGACAGCAAAG GTTCTGGTCCTGGAAAAGGCGATGCCAGCGATGATGAAGAGAATGAGTTTTTCGATGCATGCGAAGATGTGCAAGAGTTTATCACCATCCCGGCTGACCCCAAATATCACAG GTCAGGCAGCAACGTCAGTGGGATCAGCAGTGAGATAGGAATGGATGATGGGACGACATCG CTGGACGAGCAGTCTTTGGCATCCAATCCAGAGTCCCCTCAGTCACAGGAGGTTGTGCCTGTGAGGAAGAGGCGAACCCGAATCCCTGACAAACCCAATTATTCGCTCAATCTCTGGAGCATTATGAAGAATTGTATCGGAAAAGAGCTCTCCAAAATCCCAATGCCT GTGAACTTCAACGAGCCCATCTCTATGCTGCAGCGTTTGTCAGAGGATCTAGAGTACTCAGAGCTGCTGGACCGTGCCGCTAAGTGCCAGACCTCCCTGGAGCAGTTGTGCTATGTGGCAGCATTCACAGTCTCATCCTACTCAACCACAGTGCACCGCACGGGCAAGCCCTTTAACCCACTTCTGGGGGAGACATTTGAGCTGGACAGACTGCAGGAGAGTGGCTACAGATCACTCTGTGAACAG GTTAGTCATCATCCCCCAGCAGCAGCACATCATGTCATTTCTGAGCGAGGTTGGACTCTAAGGCAAGAGATCACTGTGGCCAGCAAGTTTAGAGGCAAATACTTATCCATCATGCCCCTCG GGACCATTCACTGTTTTTTTGAGAAAAGTAACAATCATTATTCCTGGAAGAAAGTAACTACAACAGTACACAATATAATTGTTGGCAAGCTGTGGATAGACCAG TCGGGTGAGATAGACATAATAAACCACAGAACCGGTGATCGCTGCCACCTTAAATTCGCTCCGTACAGCTACTTCTCCAGAGATGTGGCCAGAAAG GTGACAGGGGTGGTGACAGATAAAGATGGGAAGGCACACTATGTGCTGTCAGGAACATGGGATGAGAAAATGGAGTGTTCACGTGTGATGCAGAGCAGCAGAGGTGGAGAAAACGGCACAGAGGGACGTCAGAAAACTGTCTACCAGACACTCAAACCCCGTGAGCTATGGAGGAAAAACCCACTGCC agAGGGGGCAGAGACTATGTACTACTTCTCTTCGCTGGCACTGACTCTGAATGAGCTGGAGGAAGGTGTAGCTCCTACAGACAGCCGACGGAGGCCAGACCAGCGGCTAATGGAACAGGGGATGTGGGACGAGGCCAACGCTGAGAAACAGCGGTTGGAGGAGAAACAGCGTAGTGTtcgtagggagagagagagggaagccGCCCGCCTGGCTAACACTGCTGAAGAGG GTGTTCCTCAGGACAACTACAAGGCCATGTGGTTCGAGAGGTCAGAGGACTCAGCAACTGGAGAAGTCACACACATCTACAAAGGGGGGTACTGGGAGGCCAAGGAGCAAAGCAGCTGGGACGCCTGCCCTGACATCTTCTGA
- the osbp gene encoding oxysterol-binding protein 1 isoform X1 has translation MSEPKVPAPGDTYKGWLFKWTNYIKGYQRRWFVLSNGLLSYYRTQAEMGHTCRGTINLATANISVEDSCNFVISNGGAQTYHLKANSEVERQRWITALELAKAKAVRMQAESDDSGDECSTSPPSAGQGIGARNSEVQSTLRTLGSKVEDLSTCNDLIAKHGSALQRSLSELEGVKLGGDTSDKIRQVTERATLFRITSNAMINACRDFLALAQAHSKRWQKALQAEREQRVRLEETLEQLAKQHNHLERAFRGATVLPASPSNPTADSKGSGPGKGDASDDEENEFFDACEDVQEFITIPADPKYHRRSGSNVSGISSEIGMDDGTTSLDEQSLASNPESPQSQEVVPVRKRRTRIPDKPNYSLNLWSIMKNCIGKELSKIPMPVNFNEPISMLQRLSEDLEYSELLDRAAKCQTSLEQLCYVAAFTVSSYSTTVHRTGKPFNPLLGETFELDRLQESGYRSLCEQVSHHPPAAAHHVISERGWTLRQEITVASKFRGKYLSIMPLGTIHCFFEKSNNHYSWKKVTTTVHNIIVGKLWIDQSGEIDIINHRTGDRCHLKFAPYSYFSRDVARKVTGVVTDKDGKAHYVLSGTWDEKMECSRVMQSSRGGENGTEGRQKTVYQTLKPRELWRKNPLPEGAETMYYFSSLALTLNELEEGVAPTDSRRRPDQRLMEQGMWDEANAEKQRLEEKQRSVRREREREAARLANTAEEAVIEDSITDSPLKSVPQDNYKAMWFERSEDSATGEVTHIYKGGYWEAKEQSSWDACPDIF, from the exons gacCCAGGCAGAAATGGGACACACATGTAGAGGGACGATAAACCTGGCCACTGCCAACATTTCTGTGGAGGACTCTTGTAACTTTGTTATCTCCAATGGTGGTGCTCAGACATACCACCTTAAGGCCAACTCTGAGGTGGAGCGGCAGCGCTGGATCACAGCTCTGGAGCTGGCCAAAGCCAAGGCAGTGCGCATGCAGGCTGAGTCAG ATGACTCTGGGGACGAATGTTCAACCTCCCCACCCTCAGCAGGGCAGGGCATTGGGGCACGGAATTCAGAAGTACAGTCTACACTCAGAACGCTTGGCAGCAAGGTGGAGGATCTCAGCACCTGTAACGACCTCATTGCTAAACATGGCTCTGcacttcaaag GTCCTTGTCTGAGCTGGAAGGCGTTAAGCTGGGTGGGGACACCAGCGATAAGATTCGGCAGGTTACAGAAAGGGCCACGCTTTTCCGCATTACCTCCAATGCCATGATCAAT GCCTGTCGGGACTTCCTGGCATTGGCGCAGGCTCACAGCAAGCGCTGGCAGAAGGCTTTACAGGCAGAGCGAGAGCAGAGGGTCCGCCTAGAAGAGACACTGGAACAGCTTGCCAAGCAACACAACCACCTAGAGAGAGCCTTCAGAGGAGCCACTGTACTCCCAGCATCACCCAGCAATCCCACTGCGGACAGCAAAG GTTCTGGTCCTGGAAAAGGCGATGCCAGCGATGATGAAGAGAATGAGTTTTTCGATGCATGCGAAGATGTGCAAGAGTTTATCACCATCCCGGCTGACCCCAAATATCACAG GAGGTCAGGCAGCAACGTCAGTGGGATCAGCAGTGAGATAGGAATGGATGATGGGACGACATCG CTGGACGAGCAGTCTTTGGCATCCAATCCAGAGTCCCCTCAGTCACAGGAGGTTGTGCCTGTGAGGAAGAGGCGAACCCGAATCCCTGACAAACCCAATTATTCGCTCAATCTCTGGAGCATTATGAAGAATTGTATCGGAAAAGAGCTCTCCAAAATCCCAATGCCT GTGAACTTCAACGAGCCCATCTCTATGCTGCAGCGTTTGTCAGAGGATCTAGAGTACTCAGAGCTGCTGGACCGTGCCGCTAAGTGCCAGACCTCCCTGGAGCAGTTGTGCTATGTGGCAGCATTCACAGTCTCATCCTACTCAACCACAGTGCACCGCACGGGCAAGCCCTTTAACCCACTTCTGGGGGAGACATTTGAGCTGGACAGACTGCAGGAGAGTGGCTACAGATCACTCTGTGAACAG GTTAGTCATCATCCCCCAGCAGCAGCACATCATGTCATTTCTGAGCGAGGTTGGACTCTAAGGCAAGAGATCACTGTGGCCAGCAAGTTTAGAGGCAAATACTTATCCATCATGCCCCTCG GGACCATTCACTGTTTTTTTGAGAAAAGTAACAATCATTATTCCTGGAAGAAAGTAACTACAACAGTACACAATATAATTGTTGGCAAGCTGTGGATAGACCAG TCGGGTGAGATAGACATAATAAACCACAGAACCGGTGATCGCTGCCACCTTAAATTCGCTCCGTACAGCTACTTCTCCAGAGATGTGGCCAGAAAG GTGACAGGGGTGGTGACAGATAAAGATGGGAAGGCACACTATGTGCTGTCAGGAACATGGGATGAGAAAATGGAGTGTTCACGTGTGATGCAGAGCAGCAGAGGTGGAGAAAACGGCACAGAGGGACGTCAGAAAACTGTCTACCAGACACTCAAACCCCGTGAGCTATGGAGGAAAAACCCACTGCC agAGGGGGCAGAGACTATGTACTACTTCTCTTCGCTGGCACTGACTCTGAATGAGCTGGAGGAAGGTGTAGCTCCTACAGACAGCCGACGGAGGCCAGACCAGCGGCTAATGGAACAGGGGATGTGGGACGAGGCCAACGCTGAGAAACAGCGGTTGGAGGAGAAACAGCGTAGTGTtcgtagggagagagagagggaagccGCCCGCCTGGCTAACACTGCTGAAGAGG CTGTCATTGAGGACTCCATTACTGACTCGCCTCTAAAAA GTGTTCCTCAGGACAACTACAAGGCCATGTGGTTCGAGAGGTCAGAGGACTCAGCAACTGGAGAAGTCACACACATCTACAAAGGGGGGTACTGGGAGGCCAAGGAGCAAAGCAGCTGGGACGCCTGCCCTGACATCTTCTGA
- the osbp gene encoding oxysterol-binding protein 1 isoform X3 has product MSEPKVPAPGDTYKGWLFKWTNYIKGYQRRWFVLSNGLLSYYRTQAEMGHTCRGTINLATANISVEDSCNFVISNGGAQTYHLKANSEVERQRWITALELAKAKAVRMQAESDDSGDECSTSPPSAGQGIGARNSEVQSTLRTLGSKVEDLSTCNDLIAKHGSALQRSLSELEGVKLGGDTSDKIRQVTERATLFRITSNAMINACRDFLALAQAHSKRWQKALQAEREQRVRLEETLEQLAKQHNHLERAFRGATVLPASPSNPTADSKGSGPGKGDASDDEENEFFDACEDVQEFITIPADPKYHRRSGSNVSGISSEIGMDDGTTSLDEQSLASNPESPQSQEVVPVRKRRTRIPDKPNYSLNLWSIMKNCIGKELSKIPMPVNFNEPISMLQRLSEDLEYSELLDRAAKCQTSLEQLCYVAAFTVSSYSTTVHRTGKPFNPLLGETFELDRLQESGYRSLCEQVSHHPPAAAHHVISERGWTLRQEITVASKFRGKYLSIMPLGTIHCFFEKSNNHYSWKKVTTTVHNIIVGKLWIDQSGEIDIINHRTGDRCHLKFAPYSYFSRDVARKVTGVVTDKDGKAHYVLSGTWDEKMECSRVMQSSRGGENGTEGRQKTVYQTLKPRELWRKNPLPEGAETMYYFSSLALTLNELEEGVAPTDSRRRPDQRLMEQGMWDEANAEKQRLEEKQRSVRREREREAARLANTAEEGVPQDNYKAMWFERSEDSATGEVTHIYKGGYWEAKEQSSWDACPDIF; this is encoded by the exons gacCCAGGCAGAAATGGGACACACATGTAGAGGGACGATAAACCTGGCCACTGCCAACATTTCTGTGGAGGACTCTTGTAACTTTGTTATCTCCAATGGTGGTGCTCAGACATACCACCTTAAGGCCAACTCTGAGGTGGAGCGGCAGCGCTGGATCACAGCTCTGGAGCTGGCCAAAGCCAAGGCAGTGCGCATGCAGGCTGAGTCAG ATGACTCTGGGGACGAATGTTCAACCTCCCCACCCTCAGCAGGGCAGGGCATTGGGGCACGGAATTCAGAAGTACAGTCTACACTCAGAACGCTTGGCAGCAAGGTGGAGGATCTCAGCACCTGTAACGACCTCATTGCTAAACATGGCTCTGcacttcaaag GTCCTTGTCTGAGCTGGAAGGCGTTAAGCTGGGTGGGGACACCAGCGATAAGATTCGGCAGGTTACAGAAAGGGCCACGCTTTTCCGCATTACCTCCAATGCCATGATCAAT GCCTGTCGGGACTTCCTGGCATTGGCGCAGGCTCACAGCAAGCGCTGGCAGAAGGCTTTACAGGCAGAGCGAGAGCAGAGGGTCCGCCTAGAAGAGACACTGGAACAGCTTGCCAAGCAACACAACCACCTAGAGAGAGCCTTCAGAGGAGCCACTGTACTCCCAGCATCACCCAGCAATCCCACTGCGGACAGCAAAG GTTCTGGTCCTGGAAAAGGCGATGCCAGCGATGATGAAGAGAATGAGTTTTTCGATGCATGCGAAGATGTGCAAGAGTTTATCACCATCCCGGCTGACCCCAAATATCACAG GAGGTCAGGCAGCAACGTCAGTGGGATCAGCAGTGAGATAGGAATGGATGATGGGACGACATCG CTGGACGAGCAGTCTTTGGCATCCAATCCAGAGTCCCCTCAGTCACAGGAGGTTGTGCCTGTGAGGAAGAGGCGAACCCGAATCCCTGACAAACCCAATTATTCGCTCAATCTCTGGAGCATTATGAAGAATTGTATCGGAAAAGAGCTCTCCAAAATCCCAATGCCT GTGAACTTCAACGAGCCCATCTCTATGCTGCAGCGTTTGTCAGAGGATCTAGAGTACTCAGAGCTGCTGGACCGTGCCGCTAAGTGCCAGACCTCCCTGGAGCAGTTGTGCTATGTGGCAGCATTCACAGTCTCATCCTACTCAACCACAGTGCACCGCACGGGCAAGCCCTTTAACCCACTTCTGGGGGAGACATTTGAGCTGGACAGACTGCAGGAGAGTGGCTACAGATCACTCTGTGAACAG GTTAGTCATCATCCCCCAGCAGCAGCACATCATGTCATTTCTGAGCGAGGTTGGACTCTAAGGCAAGAGATCACTGTGGCCAGCAAGTTTAGAGGCAAATACTTATCCATCATGCCCCTCG GGACCATTCACTGTTTTTTTGAGAAAAGTAACAATCATTATTCCTGGAAGAAAGTAACTACAACAGTACACAATATAATTGTTGGCAAGCTGTGGATAGACCAG TCGGGTGAGATAGACATAATAAACCACAGAACCGGTGATCGCTGCCACCTTAAATTCGCTCCGTACAGCTACTTCTCCAGAGATGTGGCCAGAAAG GTGACAGGGGTGGTGACAGATAAAGATGGGAAGGCACACTATGTGCTGTCAGGAACATGGGATGAGAAAATGGAGTGTTCACGTGTGATGCAGAGCAGCAGAGGTGGAGAAAACGGCACAGAGGGACGTCAGAAAACTGTCTACCAGACACTCAAACCCCGTGAGCTATGGAGGAAAAACCCACTGCC agAGGGGGCAGAGACTATGTACTACTTCTCTTCGCTGGCACTGACTCTGAATGAGCTGGAGGAAGGTGTAGCTCCTACAGACAGCCGACGGAGGCCAGACCAGCGGCTAATGGAACAGGGGATGTGGGACGAGGCCAACGCTGAGAAACAGCGGTTGGAGGAGAAACAGCGTAGTGTtcgtagggagagagagagggaagccGCCCGCCTGGCTAACACTGCTGAAGAGG GTGTTCCTCAGGACAACTACAAGGCCATGTGGTTCGAGAGGTCAGAGGACTCAGCAACTGGAGAAGTCACACACATCTACAAAGGGGGGTACTGGGAGGCCAAGGAGCAAAGCAGCTGGGACGCCTGCCCTGACATCTTCTGA
- the LOC136687256 gene encoding uncharacterized protein isoform X1, with product MLSREGRLLLKLNGNTRRSGPLTEQTHKPIMVNIETLNELSQLSRSGFGQPPPRHGLNLLYWFAHEFVDIDTFGRLVPKVSPKNGAYGFHRFHNFQDDDEYTLPNQKLLYYEVGNLNASGADKLPFYVRKDFTNFADDSNKDRIMVRLKDDYLDRVYISEHSDPSRFGRTCRITQGLIANIKRLEREEFLRQVKSSYQFHHQAYINSYTETQPKNDSWCSIL from the exons ATGCTTTCCAGAGAAGGACGTCTTCTGTTAAAACTGAATGGAAACACAAGGAGGTCAGGGCCACTCACCGAGCAGACGCAT aaGCCAATTATGGTGAATATTGAAACCCTGAATGAACTGTCACAACTAAGCAGGTCTGGGTTTGGCCAGCCACCTCCACGGCATGGGCTCAACTTACTGTACTGGTTTGCGCATGAATTTGTTGATATTGATACTTTTGGTCGGCTAGTTCCGAAGGTCAGCCCTAAAAATGGAGCGTACGGGTTCCATCGATTTCACAACTTCCAGGATGATGACGAATACACGCTACCCAACCAGAAACTTCTGTACTATGAGGTGGGCAACCTTAATGCCTCAGGGGCAGACAAACTGCCTTTTTATGTGAGGAAGGATTTCACCAATTTCGCAGATGACAGCAACAAGGATCGCATCATGGTGCGTCTGAAGGATGATTATCTGGATAGGGTGTACATTAGTGAGCACAGTGATCCATCCAGGTTCGGCCGAACCTGTCGTATCACTCAAGGTCTCATCGCAAATATCAAGAGGCTGGAGAGGGAGGAATTCCTACGTCAAGTGAAGTCTTCTTATCAATTCCACCACCAAGCCTACATCAACAGTTACACTGAGACACAGCCAAAAAACGACTCTTGGTGTTCCATTCTTTAA
- the LOC136687256 gene encoding uncharacterized protein isoform X2 produces MVNIETLNELSQLSRSGFGQPPPRHGLNLLYWFAHEFVDIDTFGRLVPKVSPKNGAYGFHRFHNFQDDDEYTLPNQKLLYYEVGNLNASGADKLPFYVRKDFTNFADDSNKDRIMVRLKDDYLDRVYISEHSDPSRFGRTCRITQGLIANIKRLEREEFLRQVKSSYQFHHQAYINSYTETQPKNDSWCSIL; encoded by the coding sequence ATGGTGAATATTGAAACCCTGAATGAACTGTCACAACTAAGCAGGTCTGGGTTTGGCCAGCCACCTCCACGGCATGGGCTCAACTTACTGTACTGGTTTGCGCATGAATTTGTTGATATTGATACTTTTGGTCGGCTAGTTCCGAAGGTCAGCCCTAAAAATGGAGCGTACGGGTTCCATCGATTTCACAACTTCCAGGATGATGACGAATACACGCTACCCAACCAGAAACTTCTGTACTATGAGGTGGGCAACCTTAATGCCTCAGGGGCAGACAAACTGCCTTTTTATGTGAGGAAGGATTTCACCAATTTCGCAGATGACAGCAACAAGGATCGCATCATGGTGCGTCTGAAGGATGATTATCTGGATAGGGTGTACATTAGTGAGCACAGTGATCCATCCAGGTTCGGCCGAACCTGTCGTATCACTCAAGGTCTCATCGCAAATATCAAGAGGCTGGAGAGGGAGGAATTCCTACGTCAAGTGAAGTCTTCTTATCAATTCCACCACCAAGCCTACATCAACAGTTACACTGAGACACAGCCAAAAAACGACTCTTGGTGTTCCATTCTTTAA